The Bombus pascuorum chromosome 9, iyBomPasc1.1, whole genome shotgun sequence genome has a window encoding:
- the LOC132910996 gene encoding DNA damage-regulated autophagy modulator protein 1-like — translation MSYGKLHVLPLSLFILIPVTFLITYTMSVQWDHVVPGFPYISETGTLSPESCIFAQFLNIAALLLACCVYIRHRQVSQWQFERGNDLVSRKIVVVTAWCGVLGCFGLDILANFQEARVVAAHMIGAMTCFTAGTIYFCLQTYLSHKMVPAVNGRIVVYIRAALSVLTLILTITTILPGYISMLEFQGDDYKKWLPTDGGWAWHVASAISEWVLAIVYCVFLLTFVPEFRLINFEDPVVTLIYLDKDQDLKLPHKLNSQVQES, via the exons ATGTCCTACGGAAAGTTGCACGTTCTTCCACTAAGTCTTTTTATCCTGATTCCGGTAACGTTTCTAATTAC ATACACTATGTCGGTGCAATGGGACCACGTAGTACCAGGATTTCCGTACATATCGGAAACAGGCACCTTGTCTCCGGAATCGTGTATATTTGCCCAATTCCTTAATATAGCTGCATTACTCC TCGCCTGTTGCGTATACATTAGACATCGACAAGTTTCCCAATGGCAATTCGAAAGGGGCAACGATCTCGTTAGCAGGAAAATCGTTGTTGTGACGGCATGGTGCGGCGTTCTAGGTTGCTTCGGACTCGATATTCTGGCGAATTTTCAAGAAGCCCGTGTTGTCGCGGCTCATATGATTGGAGCAATGACTTGTTTCACGGCTGGAACCATTTACTTTTGCCTGCAG ACATATTTAAGTCACAAAATGGTACCAGCAGTGAATGGCAGAATTGTAGTATACATTCGTGCAGCACTTTCGGTGTTGACGCTAATTTTGACAATTACCACGATCCTACCTGGCTACATTTCAATGTTAGAATTTCAAG GCGATGATTACAAGAAATGGCTGCCAACCGACGGTGGCTGGGCCTGGCATGTCGCTAGTGCCATTTCCGAGTGGGTTCTAGCGATTGTTTATTGCGTTTTCCTGCTAACGTTTGTGCCAGAATTTCGATTAATCAATTTCGAGGATCCTGTGGTTACG TTGATATATCTAGACAAGGATCAAGATTTGAAATTACCACACAAGCTAAATTCACAAGTTCAAGAATCTTAA